A region of Nitrospirota bacterium DNA encodes the following proteins:
- the fabG gene encoding 3-oxoacyl-[acyl-carrier-protein] reductase, with amino-acid sequence MELKGQVVMVTGGARGIGKAIAEKFALMGADLVIADVSLESAEETAKELAQKGVRARAARLDVSKSAEVANVFEEVIKDFGRVDILVNNAGVTRDGLLLRMKEEDWDLVLGINLKGVFLCTKEAVKVMVKQRYGRIINIASVVAFMGNPGQANYSASKAGIIGLTKTTAREYANRGITANAVAPGFISTAMTDGLSENIRQEMLKSIPIGKFGSVEDVAGAVAFFAAPGNGYVTGQVIHVNGGMYM; translated from the coding sequence ATGGAACTTAAGGGACAGGTGGTAATGGTAACCGGCGGCGCTCGTGGCATAGGCAAGGCCATTGCTGAGAAGTTTGCCCTCATGGGAGCAGATCTCGTGATCGCTGACGTATCCCTCGAGAGCGCAGAAGAAACGGCAAAGGAACTGGCCCAAAAAGGCGTCCGGGCAAGGGCAGCAAGGCTGGATGTCTCGAAATCAGCCGAAGTTGCCAACGTATTCGAGGAAGTAATAAAGGATTTCGGCAGAGTGGACATACTGGTCAATAATGCGGGCGTCACCAGGGACGGCCTGTTATTGAGGATGAAGGAGGAAGACTGGGACCTTGTGCTCGGCATCAACCTCAAGGGTGTTTTCCTCTGTACGAAGGAAGCGGTAAAAGTGATGGTGAAGCAGCGCTATGGCAGGATCATCAATATTGCATCTGTTGTGGCGTTCATGGGCAATCCCGGACAGGCCAACTACAGCGCGTCGAAGGCGGGCATCATCGGCCTGACAAAGACAACGGCCCGGGAATATGCCAACAGGGGAATTACTGCAAATGCGGTTGCGCCGGGTTTTATCTCAACTGCCATGACTGATGGGCTGAGTGAAAATATACGGCAGGAAATGTTAAAATCTATCCCTATCGGCAAGTTCGGCTCTGTGGAGGATGTTGCCGGTGCAGTTGCCTTCTTTGCTGCGCCGGGAAACGGCTATGTCACCGGCCAGGTGATCCATGTGAACGGCGGCATGTACATGTAG
- a CDS encoding heavy-metal-associated domain-containing protein has protein sequence MTETTIVIDGMSCMHCAMRVKKAIEALAGISSANVEVGKAELQYDESQISRQDIEAAIIKAGYKIRA, from the coding sequence ATGACTGAAACAACAATAGTGATCGATGGAATGTCGTGCATGCATTGTGCCATGAGAGTAAAGAAGGCCATTGAGGCCCTTGCCGGAATCAGCAGCGCAAATGTCGAAGTGGGCAAGGCAGAACTGCAGTACGATGAATCTCAGATAAGCCGGCAGGATATTGAAGCGGCTATCATCAAGGCAGGCTACAAGATCAGGGCCTGA
- a CDS encoding phenylalanine--tRNA ligase subunit beta: MRVSLEWIKEFVDVTASPEDVAHQLTMAGLEIEGMEKIGDDVVMEVNVTPNRPDCLNVFGLAREVAALYRLPLKSPRTEMPHDLLPSDIQVTIDDPDLCPRYTGRSIVGAAVSDSPAWLKNRLEKCGIRSINNVVDITNYVLLELGHPLHAFDAGKLSGREIRVARAGKDRVMTTLDTIERIIPEETLLIWDAASPVAVAGIMGGEGSSVTDDTTDIFLESAYFAPASIRRSSKALGLRSESSYRFERGTDRVFLETALNRAALLIAELAGGRICAMVDKYPVVYVPVQITVSYRKINALIGISIGKEEVLALLNAIGIKTEDRGEELVAWPPPFRADISAPVDIIEEVVRCYGYDRIPARPPRATVSDGVLNAAERTLFAVRESIRKNGFTEVVNFSFMNRADLDILSIELHEHEQRRKHVTLRNPLRQEECLMRTTLMPAIVNNFIYNLSRGIRDIRLYEISRVFIDWGKPLPSEGLRLAGLFFQDMMPSLWKEAVPVFYQVKGVLEALFEETGLRQYTFVPSREIFLHSGKSADIYAGDQKIGYLGELGPQVIEKLSLKIQKPQVIVFEIDLEQMLLLLEQKIVYHPMPRYPSVERDVALIMDDQIASADIIALFKAYPADIIEHVELFDQYKGKNLPQGTKSLGIRVTYRSKDHTLAEEDVEPVHLALVEHVAGKAGARIRGAD; encoded by the coding sequence ATGCGCGTATCACTTGAGTGGATAAAGGAATTTGTGGATGTCACCGCATCTCCGGAGGATGTTGCTCATCAATTGACCATGGCAGGACTCGAGATCGAGGGCATGGAAAAGATCGGTGACGACGTTGTGATGGAGGTTAATGTTACACCCAACAGACCGGACTGTCTTAATGTCTTCGGGCTTGCACGCGAGGTTGCAGCCTTGTACCGGCTGCCTCTTAAATCACCGCGGACCGAAATGCCGCATGATCTTCTCCCTTCCGATATTCAGGTGACGATTGATGATCCTGACCTGTGTCCGCGTTATACGGGAAGATCGATAGTAGGCGCTGCGGTCAGCGATTCTCCTGCATGGCTGAAAAACAGACTGGAAAAATGCGGCATACGGTCGATCAACAATGTGGTCGATATCACAAACTATGTACTGCTCGAACTTGGACACCCGCTCCATGCCTTTGATGCCGGAAAGCTTTCCGGCCGGGAGATCCGCGTTGCAAGGGCAGGCAAAGACCGGGTTATGACTACGCTGGACACGATCGAAAGAATAATTCCCGAAGAGACGCTGCTCATCTGGGATGCCGCTTCACCCGTGGCAGTTGCTGGCATCATGGGCGGGGAAGGGTCGTCCGTTACGGACGATACTACGGATATTTTTCTCGAAAGCGCTTACTTTGCACCTGCATCGATCAGAAGATCGTCAAAGGCGCTCGGCCTCAGAAGCGAGTCATCCTACCGCTTTGAACGCGGCACTGACCGGGTATTTCTCGAAACGGCATTGAACAGGGCTGCGCTTCTGATCGCAGAGCTTGCAGGCGGACGTATCTGCGCCATGGTTGATAAGTATCCAGTAGTTTATGTCCCTGTTCAGATCACGGTTTCCTATCGCAAGATCAATGCGCTGATCGGCATATCGATCGGCAAGGAAGAAGTGCTTGCTCTTCTGAATGCGATCGGCATCAAAACAGAGGACAGAGGCGAGGAGTTGGTTGCATGGCCGCCTCCCTTCCGGGCAGATATCAGCGCTCCCGTGGATATCATTGAGGAGGTGGTGCGCTGCTACGGTTATGACCGTATCCCTGCGAGGCCCCCGCGTGCAACGGTCTCTGATGGCGTGCTGAACGCTGCCGAACGCACTCTTTTTGCGGTGCGTGAATCAATCCGGAAGAACGGCTTTACAGAGGTCGTCAATTTCAGCTTTATGAACCGTGCAGATCTCGACATCCTTTCGATCGAATTGCATGAACATGAGCAGAGACGGAAGCATGTGACGCTCAGAAACCCGCTGCGGCAGGAGGAGTGCCTTATGAGGACCACTCTAATGCCGGCCATAGTGAATAACTTTATCTATAACCTGTCCCGGGGAATCAGGGATATCAGGCTGTATGAGATCTCACGTGTCTTTATTGATTGGGGAAAGCCGCTTCCCTCAGAGGGATTGAGATTGGCAGGCCTTTTTTTCCAGGATATGATGCCTTCCCTGTGGAAAGAGGCGGTCCCGGTATTCTATCAGGTCAAGGGTGTTCTGGAAGCACTGTTCGAGGAAACAGGCCTTCGGCAGTACACCTTTGTTCCGTCCCGGGAGATATTCCTGCATAGCGGGAAGTCTGCTGACATATACGCGGGTGATCAAAAGATCGGGTATCTGGGCGAACTCGGACCACAGGTTATAGAGAAGCTGTCACTCAAGATCCAGAAGCCTCAGGTGATCGTATTTGAAATTGATCTGGAACAGATGCTGTTGCTTTTGGAACAGAAGATCGTCTATCATCCGATGCCGAGATACCCGTCTGTTGAACGTGACGTTGCCCTTATTATGGATGATCAGATCGCTTCAGCCGATATTATCGCCTTATTCAAGGCATATCCGGCCGATATTATTGAGCATGTTGAGCTGTTTGATCAGTATAAGGGAAAGAACCTGCCGCAGGGGACGAAGAGTCTCGGCATTCGTGTGACGTACAGAAGCAAAGATCATACGCTCGCTGAAGAAGATGTTGAACCTGTACACCTTGCGCTTGTTGAGCATGTTGCCGGAAAAGCAGGTGCAAGAATTCGGGGAGCTGATTGA
- the pheS gene encoding phenylalanine--tRNA ligase subunit alpha, with protein sequence MGDLLSLKQSFLSEIDTVSDIAELQQLKARYTGRKGLVTAQMKALSTVPPEQKPAFGKSVNELRDFVDQAIEQKELLFRDAEKQKRLLSEKIDITLPGKPCLFGKTHPLNKVLDEIKDIFVPMGFSIHEGPEIELDYYNFEALNIPKHHPARDMQDTFYVSDDVVLRTHTSPVQVRVMEKKKPPLKIIAPGKVYRCDADISHTPMFHQVEGLMVDTDISFCDLKGVLGLFIHSFFGKDTPVRFRPSYFPFTEPSAEVDIGCIFCAGKGCRVCKTTGWLEVMGCGMVNPRVFEMSGYAPDEFTGFAFGMGVERLTMLKYAIDDIRLFYENDLRFLRQF encoded by the coding sequence GTGGGTGATCTGCTCTCCCTAAAGCAATCTTTTCTCTCCGAGATCGATACGGTTTCGGATATAGCAGAACTTCAGCAGCTCAAGGCAAGATATACAGGACGGAAAGGGCTGGTAACAGCCCAGATGAAGGCCCTTTCCACTGTCCCGCCTGAACAAAAACCCGCTTTTGGCAAGTCAGTCAATGAACTGAGAGACTTTGTCGATCAGGCCATCGAACAGAAAGAATTACTGTTCAGGGATGCCGAAAAACAAAAACGACTGCTTTCCGAAAAGATCGATATCACGCTTCCCGGGAAACCCTGTCTCTTTGGCAAAACCCATCCTTTGAATAAGGTCCTTGATGAGATCAAGGACATCTTTGTCCCGATGGGCTTCAGCATTCATGAGGGGCCGGAAATAGAGCTCGACTATTATAATTTCGAGGCCCTTAATATCCCGAAACATCATCCAGCCCGTGATATGCAGGACACATTCTATGTTTCCGATGACGTAGTGCTCAGGACGCATACTTCTCCGGTGCAGGTCCGGGTCATGGAGAAGAAGAAACCGCCGCTGAAGATCATTGCTCCCGGCAAGGTCTATCGCTGTGATGCCGACATATCGCATACGCCCATGTTTCACCAGGTGGAAGGTCTTATGGTTGACACGGACATCTCTTTCTGCGACCTGAAAGGGGTGCTCGGGCTTTTTATCCATAGTTTCTTCGGCAAGGACACGCCGGTAAGGTTCAGGCCGAGCTACTTTCCCTTTACGGAACCGAGCGCAGAGGTCGATATCGGCTGTATTTTCTGTGCGGGCAAAGGCTGCAGGGTCTGCAAGACAACGGGATGGCTTGAGGTTATGGGATGCGGCATGGTGAACCCCCGCGTATTCGAAATGTCGGGCTATGCGCCGGATGAGTTTACCGGCTTTGCTTTTGGGATGGGGGTAGAGCGTCTCACCATGCTGAAATACGCGATCGACGACATTCGTCTTTTTTACGAGAACGACCTTCGGTTCCTGCGGCAATTTTGA
- the rplT gene encoding 50S ribosomal protein L20: MPRAKSGTKNTRRRKKLLSQAKGYYGAKSRLFKAARETVDKALQYAYRDRKAKKREFRALWIIRISAAVRTLGLNYSQFMNGLKKAEITLDRKALANLAYHDPKAFSEIAEAAKAKLAS, from the coding sequence ATGCCCAGAGCAAAAAGTGGTACAAAGAATACAAGAAGGAGAAAGAAGCTCCTTTCGCAGGCCAAGGGATATTACGGGGCAAAGAGCCGTCTTTTTAAAGCGGCACGAGAGACCGTTGACAAGGCCCTTCAATACGCCTACCGTGACAGAAAAGCAAAGAAGCGTGAATTCAGGGCGCTTTGGATCATAAGGATAAGTGCGGCTGTGAGGACGCTCGGACTGAACTACAGTCAGTTCATGAATGGCCTTAAGAAGGCGGAGATAACTCTTGACAGAAAAGCTCTTGCCAATCTTGCTTACCATGATCCGAAGGCGTTTAGTGAGATCGCAGAGGCCGCCAAGGCAAAGCTTGCATCATAG
- the rpmI gene encoding 50S ribosomal protein L35 — protein sequence MPKMKTHKGAAKRFKLTGTGKVKRNKGFTSHLLTSKPAKRKRSLRQSTVVDKTDQRNIKTLLPYG from the coding sequence ATGCCAAAGATGAAGACGCACAAGGGTGCTGCCAAGCGGTTCAAGCTTACCGGTACTGGCAAGGTCAAGCGGAACAAGGGTTTTACGAGCCATCTGCTTACCAGCAAGCCGGCAAAGAGGAAACGCAGTCTGCGTCAGTCAACGGTTGTTGACAAGACTGACCAGAGAAACATCAAGACACTTTTACCGTACGGTTAA
- a CDS encoding translation initiation factor IF-3, whose product MNLYLFFVKRSTSGGENISNRDIGKNIRVNEQIRAKELRVIDSDGGQLGVMTVREALHVAEQRELDLVEVSPTAAPPVCKILDFGKYKYQLHKKHTQKKTIDLKEVKVRPQIDEHDLQLKIRNINRFIEDGDKAKVVMYFRGREIIRPELGMKVFDKIIQSLTGKFQIETNPRLEGNHITMVVAPKS is encoded by the coding sequence ATGAACTTATATCTTTTCTTTGTGAAGAGATCAACCTCAGGAGGTGAAAACATCAGTAACAGGGACATTGGCAAAAATATCAGGGTAAATGAGCAGATCAGGGCAAAAGAGCTCAGGGTCATTGACAGCGACGGCGGTCAGCTCGGCGTAATGACCGTGCGTGAAGCCCTTCATGTTGCCGAACAGAGGGAGCTTGACCTTGTTGAGGTGTCGCCTACGGCAGCACCTCCGGTATGCAAGATCCTTGATTTCGGCAAATACAAATATCAGCTCCATAAGAAGCATACGCAGAAGAAGACCATTGACCTCAAAGAGGTGAAGGTCAGGCCGCAGATCGACGAGCACGATCTTCAGCTCAAGATCAGGAATATCAACCGCTTCATTGAGGACGGCGACAAGGCAAAGGTCGTAATGTATTTCAGGGGGCGTGAGATCATCCGTCCGGAATTGGGCATGAAGGTCTTTGACAAGATCATCCAGAGCCTTACCGGTAAATTTCAGATCGAGACGAATCCCAGACTTGAGGGCAATCACATAACTATGGTTGTCGCGCCGAAATCATAG
- the thrS gene encoding threonine--tRNA ligase, with product MNVRASDGSERHFSQLSDLEKYLAKARALAVRINGNLSDLSSLKEIKDSDTVEAVTFDSDEGKDLYRHSTSHVMAHAVKKLFPQAKVAIGPSIQDGFYYDFDIDRTFTPEDLIAIEKEMESIIKKDAPFVRRELTKDEAMNLFAESGETYKVELLQGIDAETVTVYDEDGFMDLCRGPHLSSAGKIAAVKLLSIAGAYWRGDEKNKMLQRIYGTAFNNPKDLKKYLDFLEEVKKRDHRRLGKELDLFSINEEVGPGLILWHPNGAMIRKTIEDFWRDEHQKAGYKLLYSPHIARLDVWKTSGHLDFYHENMFAPMEVEGAPYELKPMNCPFHIYIYKNSLRSYREFPMRYAELGTVYRFERSGVLHGLLRVRGFTQDDAHIFTREDQIETEILQVLDFILFILRTFGFEQFETYLSTRPEKYVGSDEHWQKSTSALEDALKAKGLSYNIDQGGGAFYGPKIDIKVKDSLGRAWQCSTIQVDFNLPERFDMTYRGSDGKEHRPIMVHRALMGSLERFFGVLVEHYAGAFPLWLAPVQVSVLTISEKHGEYAEKIASDLIRKGIRAELDADSEKIGNKIRKSTVKKIPYAVVIGDKEMEQGSISLRKRNGENVGPFAIDELISFLCEEINLRR from the coding sequence ATTAACGTACGAGCAAGTGATGGAAGCGAGAGACATTTCAGCCAACTTTCCGATCTGGAAAAATATCTCGCAAAAGCAAGAGCCTTAGCGGTCAGGATCAACGGAAACCTTTCAGACCTCAGTTCCCTTAAGGAGATCAAGGATAGCGATACTGTCGAGGCAGTTACGTTTGACTCCGACGAGGGAAAAGACCTTTATCGTCACAGCACTTCCCATGTCATGGCCCACGCGGTCAAAAAACTCTTCCCGCAGGCAAAGGTAGCCATAGGGCCATCCATCCAGGACGGCTTTTACTATGACTTTGATATTGACCGGACCTTTACTCCTGAAGATCTGATTGCCATAGAGAAAGAGATGGAGTCGATCATAAAGAAGGACGCGCCCTTTGTGCGCAGGGAGCTGACAAAGGACGAGGCGATGAATCTGTTCGCCGAGAGCGGAGAGACCTACAAAGTGGAACTGCTTCAGGGCATTGATGCCGAGACCGTGACGGTCTATGATGAGGACGGCTTTATGGATCTCTGCAGAGGCCCCCACCTGTCTTCTGCCGGAAAGATCGCTGCAGTGAAGCTTCTGAGCATTGCCGGCGCTTACTGGCGGGGTGATGAAAAGAACAAGATGCTCCAGCGGATTTACGGCACAGCATTCAATAATCCGAAGGACCTGAAAAAATATCTCGATTTTCTTGAAGAGGTGAAGAAGCGTGACCATCGGCGCCTCGGCAAGGAACTGGATCTGTTCAGTATCAATGAAGAGGTAGGACCGGGCCTGATCCTCTGGCACCCCAACGGAGCCATGATCCGGAAAACGATCGAGGATTTCTGGCGTGATGAGCATCAGAAGGCAGGATACAAGCTCCTGTACAGTCCTCATATCGCACGTCTTGACGTATGGAAGACGAGCGGCCATCTCGATTTCTATCATGAGAACATGTTCGCGCCGATGGAAGTCGAGGGCGCGCCGTATGAGCTCAAGCCGATGAACTGTCCGTTCCATATTTATATCTACAAGAATTCGCTCAGGAGTTATCGTGAGTTCCCGATGCGGTATGCCGAACTCGGGACCGTGTACCGTTTTGAGCGGTCGGGCGTACTCCATGGGCTGCTCCGCGTCCGCGGCTTTACGCAGGACGACGCGCATATCTTTACCCGTGAGGATCAGATAGAGACCGAGATCCTGCAGGTCCTGGATTTTATCCTGTTCATCCTGCGCACCTTTGGATTCGAGCAGTTCGAAACCTATCTTTCGACGCGCCCTGAAAAGTATGTCGGCAGTGACGAGCATTGGCAGAAGTCCACGTCCGCTCTTGAGGATGCACTTAAGGCAAAGGGTCTCAGCTACAATATTGACCAGGGTGGCGGCGCCTTTTACGGGCCGAAGATCGACATAAAAGTGAAGGACTCGCTCGGCAGGGCATGGCAGTGCAGTACGATCCAGGTTGACTTCAATCTGCCGGAACGGTTTGATATGACGTACCGCGGTTCTGACGGAAAAGAGCATAGGCCGATCATGGTCCACCGGGCGCTTATGGGTTCTCTGGAACGTTTTTTTGGCGTGCTGGTCGAGCATTATGCCGGAGCCTTTCCTCTCTGGCTTGCGCCGGTGCAGGTATCCGTGCTCACGATATCAGAGAAGCACGGGGAATATGCCGAAAAGATCGCATCGGACCTCATCCGGAAAGGCATTCGTGCCGAGCTTGATGCAGACAGTGAAAAGATCGGCAACAAGATCAGGAAAAGCACGGTTAAGAAGATCCCGTATGCCGTTGTGATCGGCGATAAAGAGATGGAGCAGGGCTCAATAAGCTTAAGGAAGCGCAATGGGGAGAATGTCGGCCCGTTTGCGATCGATGAACTTATATCTTTTCTTTGTGAAGAGATCAACCTCAGGAGGTGA
- a CDS encoding cyclic nucleotide-binding domain-containing protein, with amino-acid sequence MELTHADLRKYTYFSGLSQSSLQVLADRIRTVDFPAGSVIVEEGSVGDAFYFVQKGELIVTKKTNSGPEAQLSVVRSGQGFGEMALLTCSIRSSSVHTITDCTLYELQKKDFEEVLLHESAFKERLNRRADDLSEITKIKTLQPFALLDPEKMCAVMEAMTEESYAPGENIIVQGDRGNTYYIIRSGRVAVLKKKKGDEELHQIAALGEGEAFGEEALIRDDPRNATCRAIEATTVFVLQKKDFNQIVRSAFIDNIFPEEISLDTYLDDYMLIDARIPSEYEEEHIHGAINIPVELLRQKCTEFDRSKRYITYCLNDSRGMVAAFLLKNRGFDAKCLRGGVSAWPGALVTGSDGIHLPGQ; translated from the coding sequence ATGGAACTGACACATGCAGACCTCAGGAAGTACACCTATTTTTCCGGCCTTTCTCAAAGTTCATTGCAAGTCCTTGCTGACAGGATCAGGACCGTTGATTTCCCGGCTGGATCGGTGATCGTGGAGGAAGGTTCTGTTGGCGATGCCTTTTATTTCGTACAAAAGGGCGAACTGATCGTAACGAAAAAGACGAATTCCGGTCCTGAGGCTCAACTGTCCGTTGTACGAAGCGGTCAGGGTTTTGGCGAGATGGCCCTGCTGACCTGTTCCATCAGATCGAGTTCTGTTCATACCATAACTGACTGCACACTGTACGAGCTGCAAAAAAAAGATTTCGAAGAAGTCCTGCTGCATGAATCAGCATTTAAGGAGCGCCTGAACAGAAGGGCTGATGACCTGTCAGAGATAACGAAGATCAAAACCCTTCAGCCCTTTGCACTGCTTGACCCGGAAAAGATGTGCGCGGTCATGGAAGCGATGACAGAAGAGAGTTATGCTCCGGGTGAGAATATTATTGTTCAGGGGGACAGGGGCAATACCTATTACATAATCAGGTCAGGCCGGGTAGCTGTTCTGAAAAAGAAAAAAGGGGATGAGGAACTGCATCAGATAGCAGCATTAGGTGAAGGAGAGGCCTTTGGGGAAGAGGCGCTTATACGCGATGACCCGCGTAACGCAACGTGCCGGGCAATAGAGGCCACAACCGTTTTTGTACTCCAGAAGAAGGATTTCAATCAGATCGTCAGATCTGCTTTTATTGACAATATATTCCCTGAAGAGATCTCTCTGGATACATACCTTGACGATTACATGCTCATTGATGCAAGGATCCCGTCAGAATATGAGGAAGAACACATTCACGGGGCAATTAATATCCCCGTTGAACTACTGCGTCAGAAATGCACTGAGTTCGACAGGTCAAAGCGCTACATTACCTACTGCCTCAACGACTCACGGGGTATGGTTGCCGCATTCCTCCTGAAGAACCGCGGCTTCGACGCAAAATGTCTGCGCGGCGGTGTCAGTGCCTGGCCCGGTGCGCTGGTAACCGGTTCTGATGGGATACATCTGCCAGGTCAATAG
- a CDS encoding class I SAM-dependent RNA methyltransferase, which yields MIKNRIFITCSRGIDHYIEQEAAQLGFSIFFRTQAGIETEGTMMDAMDLNLRLRTGLRVLFLVAEFTAEDPEALYRKIHDIAWEEVIPLSGYFSITSTVDTPTIDNTRYASQKCKDAIVDRFLKKFNKRPDSGPERDRAVLHLHWQGEDCRIYIDTSGEPLSKRGYRKIPYKAPMQETLAAALVKASGWNDSGSFINPMCGSGTLAIEAALIALNRPAGILRNNFGFMHLKGYDAHAWEELRNDAKTEVKKGLQSRIIATDISPEAVEAAMKNARTAGVEHLIEFSVSDFADTEVPEGGGVVVMNPEYGERLGRAAELEKVYGRIGDFLKQKCRGYTGYVLTGNPDLAKIIGLRSSKKMLFFNGPIECRLLAYELYSGSRKSRAE from the coding sequence GTGATAAAGAACAGGATATTCATTACCTGCAGCCGCGGCATAGATCATTATATCGAGCAGGAAGCAGCGCAGCTCGGTTTCTCGATTTTTTTCAGAACACAGGCCGGCATAGAGACCGAGGGTACCATGATGGATGCCATGGACCTTAATCTGCGCCTGAGGACAGGGCTCAGGGTGCTTTTTCTTGTCGCCGAGTTTACGGCGGAAGATCCTGAAGCGCTGTACCGGAAGATCCATGATATTGCCTGGGAAGAAGTAATCCCCCTGAGCGGATATTTCAGCATCACCTCAACGGTTGATACTCCCACCATAGACAATACGCGGTACGCAAGCCAGAAGTGCAAGGATGCCATCGTTGATAGGTTCTTGAAGAAATTCAATAAGCGGCCTGACTCGGGTCCTGAACGCGACCGGGCAGTGCTTCATCTTCACTGGCAGGGCGAGGACTGCAGGATTTATATCGATACCTCGGGAGAACCGCTCTCCAAAAGGGGATACCGCAAGATTCCTTACAAGGCACCCATGCAGGAGACGCTTGCAGCTGCCCTTGTTAAGGCATCAGGGTGGAATGACAGCGGTTCTTTTATAAACCCCATGTGCGGAAGTGGCACGCTTGCCATCGAAGCTGCTCTTATCGCATTGAACAGGCCGGCAGGTATTCTGAGAAACAACTTTGGATTTATGCACCTCAAGGGTTACGATGCTCATGCCTGGGAAGAGCTGAGAAACGATGCAAAGACTGAAGTTAAGAAGGGTCTGCAGAGCAGGATCATTGCGACCGATATCAGTCCAGAAGCTGTCGAAGCGGCCATGAAAAATGCCCGCACTGCGGGCGTTGAACATCTGATCGAATTCAGTGTATCTGACTTTGCCGATACTGAGGTCCCTGAAGGCGGCGGCGTTGTAGTGATGAACCCTGAATACGGGGAGCGGCTGGGCAGGGCAGCAGAACTTGAGAAGGTATATGGAAGAATAGGGGATTTCCTGAAACAGAAATGTCGTGGATATACGGGGTATGTGCTGACCGGCAATCCTGATCTGGCAAAAATAATAGGCCTCAGAAGCAGCAAAAAGATGCTCTTTTTCAACGGACCGATCGAATGCCGCCTGCTTGCATATGAACTCTATAGCGGGAGCAGGAAGAGCAGAGCCGAATAG